The Rissa tridactyla isolate bRisTri1 chromosome 6, bRisTri1.patW.cur.20221130, whole genome shotgun sequence DNA segment AAGGGTGACTTGTACTGCAAAGCTCTTGGAAGGCCAAATACTTCAACACTCCCTGAACAGCTGACAGCCAAGCTACGGTTCAGAAGTTTAGCCCTTCACGAAAACTCTGTTTTGAATTCCATCTCCCAGATAGCTAAGGGCAAGGAAAAGCCTCTGGAGGAACGTTTGGCTTGCTCCACATCCATCCTATTTAACCAGAAACAGGTGCTGTGTTCAGGCATCCAAAAAATTTCCAAGCATACAATGCGCTATTCATACAACGAGGACAGTTTATACAAATGGTATCGTTTTGCCCAACACTGACGCCGGGGGTAGGACACTCAGATTTGTACTTACTGCATCCACAGTAGCTTTTGCACACTCTTGACTACAGCAGAAAGGGCTGCCGGACACCGTCAGATTCGTGCTGGAAGAGAAAGGTCGCTTGTGAGAACGCGAAAGCCAAGTCTCTGCCCCTCAAGAGTATTAAATAATGGAATATTAAGAATCATTGTTACAGTTGCCAAGTTGAAGGGGAAGGCCTGTGGAGACAGCCAGCAGCTAACAGAAAGCATGGCACCACTCAGGAAAAAGAAGTTTCAGGGTTATTCGTTTAGGGGAAAGGAACGTGCGTAGTACCACAAGCATTAACCTACCAGTTGATCTCCCCTCCATCAGTTTTCTTCGCTATTAAAGCTTTCCAGTGTTCGTGAGTGCTTTTGATGACGTTCACCGCAAAATCCTGAAGTTGAGAACAAACGTCATGTTATGTGCAAGCACTGGGCCATTTTCTCCAGACTATTGGTTACATGGAATGAGAGGCCAGCATTTACAGGCTCAtttttagattggaagggactcAAAGAGACCTCTTCCATTACTGCACCTTTCAGGAACAACAGCAACCTCCCAGCGCACAACAGCAGAACAACAGGGATTTTATAATACCAATTGTTTTACTTTCAAGATGGGATGATACGCCAAGGCCGCCGAGCGAGTCTGAAGCCAAAAGAAACTGAGTGCAGATATTCTAGTCTCGGGCCAGTGCTATATTATAAAAGCACCTCCACCCCGCTGCTCCTCCCACTCGGTTTGTCTTTGGCACCTACTTGATACCAACCTATCTGCGAGCCCTCTTCCACTCCAGGCAAATCATTTAACTGCTGTGCAGATCAACAGGAAGAGACATGCACCTAATCTAGCTTTGCAACTATTTAAAAATGAATCTGCTTCCAAGCATATCACAggcgtttttttttccccccccttaaaAAAGTAGTTTATGCTCAAGCATTAAGCTGTCAGACGAAGAAGGAAGCACACACAATTCTTTGTTAGCATGAACACCAGCCATAAATATCCTGGTTTGATACCACACAGAGCCAAATAAAACACTGCAGGAACATGTGCAGGGTTCTTTGTCCCTATTTTCCGCCTTGGCCTTGATTCCGGTTTCACCCATCCTGAGGGGCAGCAAGATGCCCCAGCCCACCCAACCTAGTGCTGTGCTACAGCCAAAGGGGACAAATCCACTCCCACAAGACTTCCATTTTAGCCCCCTTtaccctttccttcccttcccacacCAGGCTTTGCAGGCGCTTCCCTTCCCTGCACCGACTCTGGAGCTCCGGGAGTTGAGTCACCTCACTAACCCACTCACAGCACCCCAGGACTGGCAGGAGGGAGGGTGCAGAAGCAGAATTTTACCATTTCAAGAGCAGTAAGTTTTCTGATGCAacccagagaaaaggcagaggaataAGGGCGTGAGGGAACACTTTATGCCTGAAGGAAGAAGCATTTTAACTCGCGAGCAGTCAACTTACAACAGGCTGCGGTGGAACAAAGCCAGTGAGCAAGGGAGGCAAAGGGTGATGTCAAGCACCCTTCACTCCAGAGCAGGAGCGAATAATCCTGGTGTTTTCCGTCCTGGTTCTGACATGGAAGCTCCCAACCCTGAAGTGATCCCACATCATGAATGTAATTTAGAAGGCAAAGTGATAACATCCAACAGCAGCCCCGTGATAACCCTACGCTTTTAATCCTAGCATCCCTGCAAGCACCAGGCTGGAAACAAGCAGAACAGTAGGCTGGAAAAACATCAGGAAGAATGAAGGCAGCTATAAGCAGCCCATAGAAACCCATTCTTCTCAGCAACTACTCATTTGTGTCCCCACGCACCTTGAGCTCAGGTTTTGGACAGCCTGCAAAGGCACGCTCACAGTAATGAAGAAAGGCGATCCTACCTTGTCTTTAAACTCGCCATTAAAAGCAAACTGGTTTTCCGGCTTTCCATCAGGTACTTTGTATCTTCTGAACCAGTCCACTGTAGCTTCCAAGTATCCGGGTTTCATCCTTCGGACATCACTGATATCTAGGCAGGGAGAAAAGGTTTGTTAGCCAGATCTAGTAACAAAAGTTACTTAGCTCCCCCTGGTCTTACTTAACCCGCTCTTCTGAGCTGCCCCTCTTTCGGCCCCTCCTCAAGTAGCCTTAGCAACATCACAGAGGGGTTATAGTAAAGACACAGAGTGGATAGCTGCAGAGGGAAGTCAGTGTTTCCTCTTCACAGTATATCCTGGTCGCCCCTGGGAGCATGGACACATTTAAACAGCTTTGATTAGACACTTGCTGGACAACCCCTTTTGCTCCCAGAGGACAGACTGTACAGCCACCCTCTTCTTAGAGatgccaggctgtgcagaggacTGAATTTGGGATAAACAGCAGTAAAATGTTTTGTTGTAGGACTGATAACATCCTATTCTGCTGTCCTTCAAGTATCACAACTGATGAATATCATGGCCTAGAAGGAGCAAGCCCATGTCCTGACTTGAAAGCTTCCTGCAGGCTCTGAACTGAGAAAGGGAAGGACTAAGCCTGCTCCTCCCTCCTGTTACCTACCATTATAGTTGCCTGCTTCAGGGTCTTCAACGTTGATAGCAATTATCTTCCAGTCTGTCTCTCCCTCATCAATCAGTGCCAGCGTGCCCAGCACCTTCACTTTGATGACTTCTCCTCGAGAGCAGACCTGCAAGGACAAAAACCCAGTTGTCTGTAGCGATGCAGCCAAGGACTGCCCAAGAGGAGACCATGCAAGCTGGGAGAGTTCAGCAAGCAGTCGGGTACCACGAAATTAGCTGTCACTTATCAGCGGTTCATGAGCCCTGGCTCATAAGGCTTGCGCTGTAAGATCTCATCAACAATCTCCAGGAGCAGCGGAGGGAAACAACACATTCTTAAGGCAGAGGAGGTAGGAAATGAATAATGTCTCTGGATAATTGACTTCAGAGACATTAATTATGTGTTTCAAAAGACAGTTACCCTTTAAAATGCATTACCTTGCTTCCAATTTCACACACGTCAATCGGATCGTTATCTCCACAGCAGCCAGTATTTTCATCTTTGTGACCCGGGTCTTCCCAAGTCTGCAAAAAAGCCCCCCACAGGAGTGAGAACTCTCATGTTtcaagagagaacaaaaagcagGTTTATTTGAGGCATGCAATTGCCTTGAAGATACAGATGATGGCCCACTTCACCTTGCTTTCAGGTCTAGTGGTTGGGCTACTATTTCACAGCGCCTGAAAGCGGTATGAATCCATGTTAAAAGGCCTTATCTTGCCAAGGGTAAACTGCTCCCTCCCACCGACAAACCTTGTTTCAACAACATTCCAGACTTCCTCCTCCGTTCCACAGCTGCATAAAGGTGAAGTTCACATCTATAAAGAACACTCATTGATTTGGCTGCCTGCCTGTTCCTCTCCCTAttcatttcttcacagaagtTTCCTGAACTCCAGATAGCAGTCCAACAGAGATGGAAGACAGACAGGGTgtattgtttccttttaattaaacaattaaaGACCTGCTGTTACACTAGAACAGTGACAAGAACGCCAAGTCCCATACCCTATGCAACCCGGTGTCCTAGTGCCCGTCACCTGAAGCAGTGAGGATAAGTTGGAAGATGGGACTCCAGAAGGCATTTGAGCAATGCTTCCAAAAATAATATCTGCTTAAAACACACACTTCTGATCAGAAGCGAAGGGACATCGTGCTCACTGGCTTCATAAGGAGCACCTACCTCTAAGGTTGTTAAGATATAAAAAGAAGGAACGGTATTCCCAAACTTTTGCATGCCAGGACATGACTAGTAAAGTCGAGACCTCGTGATGCATCCAGAGCATTCAGGAAGATGTACTGAAACCTGGGTGGTGCTAAAGGACTCCTCACAATCGCTATCCTGCTTCTCTACAAAACATGCTAAGTTCAGTCCCTTACCCTTGACACATACATTTCTTTGGGCCACTAACATGTGACTGGGTGAAGGCTCCAAAAGCCATAATTCTGTACAAAGAAACCGGCTCCGGAATCCATCCAAGTAGAATACAATTCAACTTCAAAACATCACCTTAAGCCAAAACACCATGATAGACTCATATGGGAGAATATCCCCTTCCAGCAGTTAGAGAAACTCCAAAGTAGCTCTGGAAGCCTACATAGCTTGAGAGGAGCTGCATGTGCATTCAGAATTCAAGGAGAAACTCTCCATGCAGGACCTAGAAGTTTTTCTTTCACAAGCCACAGTGTTTTACCCTGTAAAACATGAAATCACAAaagggctggaagagaccttgagATGCTCAGCTCATGCCTCCACCCAAAGCAAGGCCAACTCTAGCTAAATCATTCCCAGGCCACCCATTGTGGTGCTTTGCCATTCTGGCCACAGGAAAGGTTTTCCCTTGGGTATGAAGTGGAGGAGAAGATTGTCAGGTTAAGGCCATTACTTGTCCTCTCCACAACAGAGAGGGGAAACAATTCAGTCGCTATCTATTCTCACTCTGCAGCAACATTTCATGCATTTGACAACTTGCCTCCATCCATCCTGTTTCAGACAAAAGCATCACAGATTCCTTCATTCTCCCTTTATATGGAAAAATTTTCTAGAGGTGCAACAGTCTCTGTTGCTCCCCACTAGACTGTTTTTGACTGACCCTTGACTTTTTTGGGATACATCACCTAGACCACCCCACTGCGTCGCATTAGAGATTGGACCATCTtccctttcctattttttttgaTTGGGATTGCAAAATCCCATTGGATTCAACTTGAAAGGCACATTGTTTTGCTCAGGACACAGGCTGCCCGCTTGTTATCTTCAGGGACACGTATCTAAACACACTTTCTATGTTTTTGTTGAAGTACCAGCTACTTTAAGTTCACCATCCAGAGACTATAGAAGACATTTGGAGAAGACACTTGACATGCACTGCTGTCAATAACAGAATTAGAAAATTCAGCGTGTTTCCCTGTGAACTGTCACTAATGATTTATTCCTCTAAAGGAAACTCAAATCTTAGAGAACATCAGAGGCAAACAGCCTTGCTGAAAGTTCCTGTTTATCTGGCAGTCACCAGCCAGTTAAGAGCATGTGTCCAGGTGTCACCATCTGCTTGTGCCCCCCTTGCCAGCTGTTTCAGAGAAAGCGTGTCGGTGCAGCTGTGGACATCTGCCTCGCACAGTCTCTGGATTCCTGAGTGCCTTTCTCAGATCCAACACCGAGAAGAGGGCATCTACTACCTTCCAACAGGTCAATACATTAGTCTAGTTGTGTGGTTTAGAGCCTGAACAATCAGAAGGCCAGGAACAGGAAAGGTACAATCTTCAGATCTATTCAGATTTTCATCGTCCACATCCAAAGTCTAAAACAATCAACTAATTCACTGCAAAATGCATCTTCTGTAAAGATTTGGTCTAGGGGCTGTACATCAAGATCCTGTACCATTAGCTTACAGCTTTAGCTCTTCATGCTTCACTGGGCAGGTACCGAGGGCATTGCATTGCCAGGTGCCCACTATGAACCTTCATCTTCCTTGTGCAGTGACAGCTTCCTTATCCAAAAGGCAAGGACCTGCCAGCTGCCGTCCAACTGAACTGCTGAGCAGCCAAGGAGAGGAGTGACACAGCAGGTACCTCACTAACAGCAGCTGCTCATCCTCAAATTTTCCAACAGCTTGTTTACAGCATTAGCTACAAGCCTGCCTCTTGAGATTTCTGCTTAGAAGTATCTCTGCTTTCTTGATGGGTTCTCTTCATTAGCAAGACTACATATGTAGCAGCAAACGCTCTGTTCCAGATCAGACTCTCAGCTGACCTTGCTCATTAATTTGCTGGTGGTCAGAAACACACACAGGCATATCttccatcctccctcctccctgccagaaAGGATGGGCCACTGAGACAAGTTACAGTACCTGTGGGATAGCACCATAATTCCAGATATAACCCTTATGGGGAAACACGTTTGCTACGTAGCgcagttttcctttcttcacGTCTTGCTTAATTGGGTTTAAGGGATCCTTTGTTGCAATCTGAAAGAAAAGTTACATAAATCTCTCTACTTTGCACTCTAAGAAAACCCAagtgaattattattttgtttttaatgaagctGACTGCTAATGGACAAGCCAAGAGATCAGGAGCTGACCCTCAAGCCAACAGTGGATATTGGACAACCCCATTTCCTGTTGCACTGCTATCTCCTGGGATACAGCTTTCAGCAGACTTACAAATGTCTGAAGCACACGGGGTTGAGAGTCATAAGATGCTGCTTTAATCAGAAGCCGCAGAAGAATGACAAGTTATTCCAACTTCTGCCAGTCTCAGCCTCCATACTAGACCTCTAGCATTAAGCAAGCATTTATACAAGAAGTTAGAATTACATCTAGAGACCTCCCTTGATGCGGTGTCTGCGACGTGGCAGGTTTTGAAAGGCCTTATTTACTGGGGCTAAACCATTTTCTTGCTAGTTATAGAGCCACCAATGCTAGGCCGCTCTGATTCGGGATGTGGAGGTGAGGAGTAGAGGATCAGCAAAGCCAAAGATTAACAGACTAGCCAGCTCAAACACTTACGCTAGGAACTGTAATATAGTTACCTCCATTTTAGCATTTGTCCATCGAGGTACTTCCACAACCATGTTGAACACAttctgaagaaagcaaaagatCAGTGAATGGGGAGGAATCTCACACTTTAAACTAGGGAACACATATAACAGTATGAAAACCAGCCAGTTAGCATGAAAACcatcactttttttctgtttggggtttttttttgtgtgtgtgttttttttttttttttttttttttttacagtgccaGTTTTGATACAGTTGACAGAAGACCTGTTGTATAGTCAGTCACATGTCATCACTCAAAGCTGAATCCCATGAAAGACACCAGCAAAAGCTAAACTGAGGTTACCCACGCATTCTCCACCACTTGCCACCTACAAACATCTCCCTAGGTTACAGAATAGTAGGTTTAAATGAATTGAAGACAGCTGGATACAAACTATCCTGGATGTAACAAAATGAGGTTTTAGGCATGTTTATTAAATACAAAGCGCTTAATGCTACAGCAAGAGCCACCCTGGCAATTTAGAAGAGACAAGGCTTAAAGGAGTAAGCCATCTATTTAATAATCTGGATACCTACATACTACCCTGAATGACCAAGAACATCACTCCCAAATATTCTAGTCCACCTTGAAGATGACAGAGCTCCCCCTCTCCAAGCCAACACTCCTATAAAAGCAGACCTTGTTAGCGGCATGGTGCAAGGATAAAGACGTGGGGAACAAGGCAGAACCACATCTTGCAGTATCTAGTTTACAGGTGATGTGTGAAAATATCTCTCCTGTTGACTCCAGCTGGGCTGAGAGGACTCTTGAGAGTTCGATGGCAGAGTCTCCTCTTTGAGAAAATAAGCTTTTCCATGCTTGAACCCTAACATTTGCTGTTTGAAGAGATTACGGCTTTTAACAAAAAAGTCAAACCTTCTTCCCTAGCATCGACAAGGTTTCTAATCCCCATGTTAAGCAGTATTAGCACTGCAAAATCCCTCGCACCTGTATTGCGCCATAATTAGATTGCTATTGTGCAATGAGTGCTGACACACCATTGACTTTGCCCACACCCTTCCCTAACAGAAGTTTATTACAAACCCTTAACTGCAGGGGGTCACTGCTCATTTACAATTTAGAAGTATAAAGGTCTATACTCTTTTTATTTGTAAGTAACTTGAGGAAAGGAATGAGTCAATTGGAACTGGCTAGGCCAGGTGCTTATGGCTTTTTAGGCAAGGAATACGACTCGGGGCTGCATCTTTGTTAGGCTCGCAGGTTCCCCAGATTCCAGCTGACAGATTTGCCTTGGTCTATGACACCCAGCGAGTAGCCCGAGGTCATTCCTTCACAATGCCAAGACACACGGGTACAGATAAGGTCGGCACATCCCAGCCCCAGactgaaaaaaacaccctgcAATCCTCTCAGTGTCTTAGAAGTCTAAGGATAAAGATCAAGGGGCCCAGACAGAACGAGACAACCTTTTGCTCCAAGTTGGGCTCCCTACGGTAGATGATAATGAACCTGCTAAGTAACAAGTAAAATCTCTGCAGAGAGGCACTCCAGCAACAGAAAGAGGTCTAATGTGATCAGCACTATTGTGTAACTTCGGGGAGTGTGACCTTCAGTGATACTTGCTTCTCCTAATGACTTGGCACGGAGATGCTGGCAAGCAGCACTAAGCGCCTGAAGGCATACCAGTAGTCCAGTTTCCCTTGTTAATCATTACCAGTCCGTGGAAACTCTCCTCACCCCTATACTCACTCCCCTGCTCTTTCCTCCGTTGTTCTGCAAGCGTCTGCAAAGCAGAGTATTATCTGGATTTCCCTTGTCCAAGTTACCTTTTGGGCACctgcttttgaaaactgctttccCAGTTGGCCACAGAAACCACTTTACCACTGTCCTTGATGATTACAATCCATCTGTTCCCTTCTGAGCAGGCAAAAGCCACCTCAGACTTCCCAGAGCACGTTCTGACAACACCTGCATCTCAAAGCTCAATTGGATATCTTTTAGAGGTTCATCTCCCAATTCTGCatgctctcttcctttcctgtaaCCACCCTCCTTCCTCCAAATTACACCTCTCTTTATCACACCCATTAGAACAGTTGATCCACTGCGTTTCTCAAGCTGCACAGCTTTGCAGTACctgttaaaagaagaaatgagcTACAAAGATAAGGAACACAGTCAGAGAGAGCCTGAGTTACCACTGAAAAAGCATTCAGTGAAAACTGAAGCACAGACATTTTGGTTTCCTAGAGCTGGGGCATTTCAGACAGTGACTCAGAACAGCCTAATTTGACTAAATGCTAGCTGCTGGAAGCATGTAAAAGTCCTGCATCACTGCACGTGGCAGGTCCCCCAGCTGCACTTGTGGAGAGGCAAgaggtccccaggagctgctgcaggaagtaTTTAACATCCTTGCCTTGTGTTCAGTGGCTGATTACACTGCAGGCATAAAGTGCCGCCAAAACCCAAGCCTGAAACATCATGCAGCATGAGTGTAAACTTCCACAGGAGTGGATGTAGATATTTAACTAAACGGAAAATTGCTTCTTTTAACCCAAAAGGCTTTCATGCGACCTCACGGGCAAGTTCAAGACAACCACTCGCATCTCAGGCGCAAATATGAGAATGAGATCATCTGTCCTCTTCTCCTCTGTCGCTCTACCCGAGGCCGAGCCTGTGAGAAGAGGGCACCCATTCTTGGCGAGATGTGGCGATGCTTCTGCTAACGAGAAGCAACCTAAGGAACCGGGAGCCTCCCTCGGGTATTCCAGGCCTGCAAGACCGGGCTCCCTGAAGGAGAACTGATAAAATATTCCCCCCAGAGCTCCAGCTGTCACCGACCCCAAGCCAAGGAGGCCACATCAGCCACCTGGCTTGGTGGCCcttgtcgtcgtccccccccaccccaaggcaGCCGGCCCTTTTCCATCCTCTTACC contains these protein-coding regions:
- the PPA1 gene encoding inorganic pyrophosphatase, which encodes MAGYSVEERAAPHSLEYRLFFKDATGRYISPFHDIPIYADAGKNVFNMVVEVPRWTNAKMEIATKDPLNPIKQDVKKGKLRYVANVFPHKGYIWNYGAIPQTWEDPGHKDENTGCCGDNDPIDVCEIGSKVCSRGEVIKVKVLGTLALIDEGETDWKIIAINVEDPEAGNYNDISDVRRMKPGYLEATVDWFRRYKVPDGKPENQFAFNGEFKDKDFAVNVIKSTHEHWKALIAKKTDGGEINCTNLTVSGSPFCCSQECAKATVDAAPPCKAANPIPPEVDKWFYYQKN